The DNA window CTGCGGGTGCTTGCTCGCCCCCAGGATGGGCCGGTACGCATCGTTGTAGAAGCGCGCGTACTCCGGCCCCCACCACAGCTCGATCGGAAAGCGCGACGCGAGGCAGATGCTCACCGCCGTCCGCAAGCTCTGAGGCCACCGCTCCACGGGCCCGACCGGCGTCGACGACCAGTCGAGCTTGCGCATCAGCGCGGCCATCTCTCCACGCCCCGGGAACATCCGCTCCAGACCCCGAGCCTCAGCGCCCGCGGGCTCCACATCCCCTCTGTACGTCATCCGGTTCGCTCGCGGCCTCTCGGGTCAGTCGTCCTCTGGGACGGCCTCCCCTCGCTCTCACCCTGCCCTGACACCGTCCGGCACGATGCCCCCACCCAAGCGCCCACAACCACCCAAATCCGTACGCTTTCCGCAAGTTTCGGCCACCTCCCGCACCCGCCTACAGGAACCTCCCGAGCCCACCTACGGGACCTCGTGGACGCTCTGGCCTTCGCGGTGGATGGCTTTCCCGAGGCGACGTCGCTTCGTCGTGGCGCGGTGCGGCGCAGCCTGCGGAACCCTTCCGCGCGGCCACCGCGCCCGACGATTCTCGACCTCGCCTGGCGTGGCTCAACCCCGGCGGCGTCTGCGGAAGGCGAGCAAGAGCGGGAGGCCTCCCAGGAACCCAAGCGCGCCGCGGGAGTCAGCGCCCTCGTGGCTCGCGGCCGCGCAGGTGAAGCCACCGCCGTGGAGGCTGGGCTCGGTGGGCGTTGCGCCGTTGCCCGCGTTGCCGCTGCCCGGGGTGCCCGCGCCAACGCCGTTGCCAGCGCCGGAGCCGCCCGAAGGCGCGCCGCCCCCGTTGCCGCTGCCGCCACCCCCGGTGGTGGCGCCGCCCTCGCCCGAGCTGCCCTCGACGAGGCAGCCACCGGCGATGCAGACCCCACCCGGACAAGGCGCGCCCTCGTTGGAGTAGGGGGCGCACTCGCCGGTGGTGGGGTAGCAGGCCATCACCTGGCAGACGTTCTGGGACGGCGCGCAGACGACGGGCTGGGTGCCGACACAGACGCCGCTCTGACAGATGTCGACGGCGGTGCAGGCCTGCCCATCGTCGCAAGGCGAGCCGTCGGGGCGCGGCGGATCGTTACAAGAGCAGGCGTCGCCGACGCCATCGCCGTTGACGTCCTCCTGCGAGGGGTTGGGCGTGCGCGGACAGTTGTCGCTGGCGTTGGGGATCCCGTCGCCGTCGATGTCGTCGTCGCAAGCGTCACCGATGCCGTCGCCATCGAGATCGGCCTGGCTCGGGTTGTAGACGTCGGGGCAGTTGTCGATGGCGTCGGCGATGCCGTCGCGATCGCGATCGGCAATCGCGCAGGTCCCGTTCTGGCAAACTCCCCCACCACCGCAGGGCGAACCGTTCGGCCGTGCGGGGTGGTTGCACGTCCCCGTGGTGGGATTGCACGCCCCTTGCTCGTGGCATTCGTCGGGTGGAGGGCATTGCACCGGATTTCCCGAGGTGCAGGTGCCGGCGTTGCACTGGTCGCCCTGGGTGCAGGCGTTGCCGTCGTTGCAGGACGAGCCGTCGGGAAGTGGGGCGGGGATGCAGTCACCGGTGACGAGATCGCATGCCCCTTGCTGGTGGCAATCGTTGATGGGTGCGCACACCTGCGGGTTGCTGCTCGTGCAGGTCCCGGCCTGACAGGTGTCGGTCTCGGTGCAGCCATTGCCTTCGGAGCAGGCGCTGCCATCGGGCGCGGGCGGTGAGGCGCAGGTGCCCGTGGCGGGATCGCACGTACCCTGGAGGTGACAGGTCGCCGGGGGTGGACAGACCACGGGATTCGCGCCGGTGCAGACCCCGTTCTGGCAGATATCGGTCTGCGTGCAGGCATTGCTGTCGTTGCACGCGGTGCCATTCGGCCGGTTCGGCGTCGAGCACATCCCGTTCGCCGGATTGCAGGTGCCGACGTCGTGGCACGCATCGATGGCCGGGCAGGTCTTGAGCGCACCGGGCGTGCAGGTGCCGTTCACGCACCTGTCGTTCTCGGTGCAGGCATTGCCGTCATTGCACTGGAGGTCGTTGTTGCTGCGGACGCAGACATTGTTGACGCACGTGTCGGTGGTGCACGGGTTGCCGTCGTTGCATTCGGCGGCCGAGGTGCACCGGCCCGACGCCCAGACCCACGAGTCGCTGTAGATGGTGCTGCCCGAGAGTTCGTAAAACTCGTTGTTCCAGACATTGTCGTTGCCCCAGGCGACCATGGCGATCGGGACCCCGAGCGAGTCGATCCCCACGAACGACGACGGTGGATGGGAGTCCGGGATCCAGGTGACCTGACCGATCAGCGCCCCGTTGGTCCCCCACACCGCCAGGTATTGCTGCCCGTTCATCCCTGCGGTCAGGCCCACCTGGGTCACGGGCCTGTTGAACCTCGCCACGTGGGAATGCATGCCCACGTTGCCGACCTGCGTGCCTCCATTGGCCGGGTTCGGGAACATGCCGCCGGGGGGCGTGTACGCGGGGAGCGACGCCTGACCTTGCGAGACGCAGCCCGGCAGGATGGTGCCGAACGAGCCGGCCTGCCAGATCAGCCCCTGGGCCGCGTAGACGTCCGCCGGCACGCTCCCCGAGGTCGGACCCTCGTCGAAGTTGCCCTTCCCGATGACGTCGACCATCTGGTCGATGTGGGTCAGCGCCTGGACGCTCCCCACGGCACTGACCGTACCTGCCCAGGCAGTGCTGACCGTAGCGATCCCCGGCAGTGCCACCGCCGCCGCGAGGAGGCGCCGCGTCACTCTTCTCATCCTGCCAGGTTACCCCCTCCCGTGTCGCCCCTGGGGCTCCTTGTCGCCCTGCGCGCTGTGGGCGCCGTCACGGCCGCTTCGGCGCGACGCCCGCACGTGGCGGGGCCGACACCGTGCTGCGGTATCCAGGCTCACGTGCCGTCGGGGAGACGCCGCCAGGACGTGGTACCGGGGATGCCGTCGAGCTCGTGCGGCCACCGCGCCTGGCTCATGCCGGCTCCTCGGCCAGATCACGACCGACGCTCCTGACGGCGCCTACCGTGCGCGACCAGCAGCGCCAGACCGCAGAGCAACCAGGGACTCGAGGGGTGCCCGCTGGTGGAGGGGCTGGCCGCGCAGGTGAAGCCGCCGCCGTGGAGGCTGGGCTCGGTGGGCGTTGCGCCGTTGCCCCCCTGGCCGTTGCCCGGAGTTCCCGCACCCGCGCCACTGCCCGCGCCGGAGCCGCTCGAAGGCGTGCCGCCGCCGTTCCCGTTGCCGCCGGCGCCCGTGGTGCTGCCGCCGCCCCCGCCCGAGCTGCTGCCCTCGACGAGGCAACCACCCGCGATGCAGACCCCACCCGGACAAGGCGCGCCCTCGTTGGAGTAGGGGGCGCACTCGCCGGTGGTGGGATAGCAGGCCATCACTTGGCAGACGTTCTGGGACGGCGCGCAGACGACGGGCTGGGTGCCGACGCAGACGCCGCTCTGGCAGATGTCGACGGCGGTGCAGGCCTGCCCATCGTCGCAAGGCGAGCCATCGGGGCGCGGCGGATCATTGCACGAGCAGGCGTCGCCGACGCCATCGCCGTTGACGTCCTCCTGCGAGGGATTGGGCGTGCGCGGACAGTTGTCGCTGGCGTTGGGGATCCCGTCGCCGTCGATGTCGTCGTCGCAAGCGTCACCGATGCCGTCGCCATCGAGATCGGCCTGGCTCGGGTTGTAGACGTCGGGGCAGTTGTCGACGGCGTCGGCGATGCCGTCGTGGTCGCGATCGGCGGTGGCGCAGGTACCATTCTGGCAAACACCCCCACTGCTGCAGGGCGAGCCGTTCGGCCGCAGGGGATGGTTGCACGCCCCGGAAGCAGGATCACACGCGCCTTGCTCGTGGCACTCGTCGGGCGGCGGGCATTGCACCGGGTTTCCCGAGGTGCAGGTGCCGGCGTTGCACTGGTCACCCTGGGTGCAGGCATTGCCGTCGTTGCAGGATGCGCCGTCGGGTTTCGGGATGGGCGTGCAGTCGCCGGTGGCGAGATCGCACGCTCCCTGCTGATGGCAATCGTTGATGGGCGCGCACATCAGGGGGTTGTTGCCCGTGCAGATCCCTGCCTGACAGGTATCGGTCTCGGTGCAGGCATTGCCATCGGTGCAGGCGCTTCCATCAGGCGCCGGCGGTGAAGCGCAGGCACCCGTCGCCGGACTGCATGTGCCCTGGAGATGGCAGACCGCCGGGGGTGGACAGACCACGGGATTCGAGCCGGTGCAGACTCCGTTCTGGCAAGTATCGGTCTGCGTGCAGGCATTGCTGTCGGTGCACGGGGTGCCATTCGGTCGATTCGGCGTGGAGCACATCCCGTTCGAGGGATTGCAGGTGCCGACGTCGTGACAGGCATCGATGGCCGGGCACGTCTTGGGCGCGCCGGGCACGCAAGCGCCATTCACGCACGCATCGTTCTCGGTGCAGGCATTGCCGTCGTTGCAGCTCAGGTTGTTGTTGCTGCGGACGCAGGTGTCATTGACGCACGTGTCGGTGGTGCATGGATTGCCGTCGTCACACTCGGCGTTGGACGAGCACCGCCCCGAGGCCCAGATCCACGAGTCGCTCATGATCGTGGTTCCGCCGATGTCGTAGGCCTGCCCACCCCACAGGTTGTCGTTGCCGTAGGTGACCATGGCGATCGGCACCCCGAGCGAGTCGATCCCGATGAACGACGAGTCCCCGCTGGAGGCCCAGGTGACCTGGCCGATCATCGTGCCGTCCGCGCGCCAGATGGTGAGGTACTGCGGCCCGGCCGAGCTGGCCGTGAGCCCGACCTGGGTGATCGTGACGCTGAAGCGGGCGATGTGCGAGAGGAGGGCGTGCTGACCGATCTGCGAACCCCCGCCACCCGGATTCGGGAAGTACTGCTTGAAGCCGTCGCTGTACGTCGGCGTTTGACCAGCCCCGGGCGTGGTGCAGCCTGGCAGGATCTGGTTGAGCTGACCGGTCCGCCAGATCAGCCCCTGCGCCGCATAGACGTCATTCGGCACGTACCCCGACGTCGGTCCCTCGTCGAAGTTGCCCCTCCCGACGATGCCGATCATCTGGTCGATGTGCGTCAGCGCCTGGACGTTCCCCATGGGGGTGACCGTCCCGGCCCAGGCAACGGTCGCCGTCGCGACCCCCGGTAGCGCCGTGACCGCCACGAGGATGCTTCGCGCCACGCTTATCATGACGCCAGCGTACTGCGTCTCGGGTCACGTCAGGAGAGCCTTGGAGGAACGAACTCGGGAAGGAGGCGTGAACCGGAGGAAGCGGAGAAGAAGGCGTGAGCCCGGGAAGGAGGCATGAAGCGGGGAAGGAGGCGTGCGCCAGGGAAGGAGGCGTGAGCCAGCACGCCGCAGGATCGGATCACCCCCTGCGGCGCCTGCGGAAGGCGAGCAAGAGCGGCAGACCGGCGAGGAGCCAGAGCGCGCTGGTGGCACGGGCGCTGTCGGTACGTGGGAAGGCGCAGGAGAAGCCGCCGCCGTGGAGGCTGGGCTCGGTGGGCGTTGCGCCATTGCCCCCCTGGCCGCTGCCTGGAGTGCCCGCGCCAGCGCCATTGCCCGCCCCGGAGCCACCCGAAGGCGCGCCGCCCCCGTTGCCGCTGCCGCCGACGCCCGTGGTGCTGCCGCCTCCTTCGCCCGAGCTGCTGCTCTCGACGAGACAGCCACCGGCGATGCAGACGCCGCCAGGACAAGGGGCGCCCTCGTTGGAGTAGGGGGCGCACTCGCCGGTGGTGGGGTAGCAGGCCATCACCTGGCAGACGTTCTGGGACGGTGCACAGACGACGGGCTGGGTGCCGATACAGACGCCGCTCTGACAGATGTCGACGGCGGTGCAGGCTTGCCCATCGTCGCAAGACGAGCCATCGGGGCGCGGCGGATCGTTGCAAGAGCAGGCGTCGCCGACGCCATCGCCATTGATGTCCTCCTGCGAAGGATTGGGCGTGCGCGGACAGTTGTCGCTGGCATTGGGCACCCCATCGCCGTCGATGTCGTCGTCGCAGGCGTCACCGATGCCGTCGCCATCGAGATCGGCCTGGCTCGGGTTGTAGACGTCGGGGCAGTTGTCGACGGCGTCGGCGATGCCGTCGCGGTCGCGATCGGCGATCGCGCAAGAGCCATTCTGGCAAACGCCGCCATTGCCGCAGGGCGATCCATTGGGCCGCACGGGGTGGTTGCATGCGCCGGTGGTGGGATTGCACGCGCCCTGCTCGTGGCAATCGTCGGGCGGCGGGCATTGCACAGGAGTCCCCGGGACGCAGGTGCCGGCATTGCATCTGTCGGTCTGGGTGCAGGCATTGCCGTCGTTGCAGGACGCGCCATCGGGTTTCGGGACCGGCGAGCAGTCACCGGTGGCGAGATTGCACACCCCCTGCTCGTGGCAATCGTTGATGGGCGCGCACATCTGCGGGCTGTTGCCCGAGCAGGTCCCGGCCTGGCAGGTGTCGGTCTCGGTGCAGAGATTGTCGTCGGTGCAGGCACTACCATCGGGCGCGGGCGGTGAGACGCAGGTGCCCGTGGCGGGGTTGCATGTGCCCTGGAGGTGGCAAACTGGCGGAGCCGGGCAGACCACGGGATTCGTCCCGGTGCAGACTCCGCTCTGGCACGTGTCGGATTGCGTACAGGCATTGCCGTCGTTGCACGCCGTCCCGTTCGGTCGACTCGGCGTGGAGCACATCCCGTTCGCGGGGTTGCAGGTCCCGGCGTCGTGACAGGCGTCGATGGCAGGGCAGGCCTTGGGGGCGCCGGGCGTGCAGGCGCCGTTCACGCAGGTGTCGTTCTCGGTGCAGGCGTTGCCGTCGTTGCACGCCAGGTTGTTGTTGCTCCGGACGCAGGTGTTGTTGACGCACGAGTCGGTGGTGCAGGGGTTGCCGTCGTCGCACTGCGCGCCGGTCGTGCACCTGCCCGTCGCCCAGAGCCACGTGTCGCTGTACGTGGCGCTTCCGCCGTATTCGTAGACCGCCCCCGCCCACAGGTCGTCGTTGCCGAACGTGACCATCCCGATCGGCTCCCCCAGGGTATCGATGCCGATGAACGACGCGTTTCCCGCCGGCGTCCAGGTCACCTGGCCGAGCATCGTCCCGTTGGTCCCCCAGGCGGTGAGGTACTGCCTTCCATTCACGCTCGCGGTCAGGCCGACCTGCGTCACATTCTGAAGGAAGGTCGCGGTCATGGTGTAGTAGGCGTACTGGCCCACGTGGGAGCCGCCCCCCAGGGGCGAGGGGAAATTGCCGGCGCTGGGGCTGTAGGACGGGAAGTTGCCGGTCCCCGGGGTGGTGCAGCCGGGCAGGATCACGGAGAGTTCTCCGCTCCGCCACAGCAGTCCTTGCGCGGCGTAGATGTCGTTGGGCACCTGGCCCGACGTGGGTCCCTCGTCGAAGTCACCGCGTCCGATGACATCGATCATCTGGCTGACGTGCGTCAGGGCCTGGACGTTGCCGACGGCTGTGATCGACTGGGCCCACGCCGACCCCGCAATGCCCAGGACCGGCAGAGCCACCGCCGCCAGGGTGAGGCCCCGCAACACGATTCCCATCAAGCCAGGCTACTCCGATTCGTGCTGCGTGGGGGCACTCACCTTGCAAGGACGTCCCTCCATGAAGCCGTGGGAAGGACTACCAGGTAGCGGGATGCGCTCTCGGATGCACGAACCTGGGTCATGCGAAGTAGGATGGGGGTTCATGTCCATGGAGAGTGGGAAGGGCAGGGGGGTGGAGACCTGCACCGAGAGGCTACCTGGGGAGCCCGAACTGCCGAGCCCGCCGGAGATGGTTCTCTGGCTGATGGTGCATTACAGCGACGGTGTGGAGCCGGCGCGGCTCGTGGCGGGGCAGCCGCTGGTCGTGGGCCGTACCGACCCGTCGGACCTGCG is part of the Chondromyces crocatus genome and encodes:
- a CDS encoding thrombospondin type 3 repeat-containing protein, whose protein sequence is MTRRLLAAAVALPGIATVSTAWAGTVSAVGSVQALTHIDQMVDVIGKGNFDEGPTSGSVPADVYAAQGLIWQAGSFGTILPGCVSQGQASLPAYTPPGGMFPNPANGGTQVGNVGMHSHVARFNRPVTQVGLTAGMNGQQYLAVWGTNGALIGQVTWIPDSHPPSSFVGIDSLGVPIAMVAWGNDNVWNNEFYELSGSTIYSDSWVWASGRCTSAAECNDGNPCTTDTCVNNVCVRSNNDLQCNDGNACTENDRCVNGTCTPGALKTCPAIDACHDVGTCNPANGMCSTPNRPNGTACNDSNACTQTDICQNGVCTGANPVVCPPPATCHLQGTCDPATGTCASPPAPDGSACSEGNGCTETDTCQAGTCTSSNPQVCAPINDCHQQGACDLVTGDCIPAPLPDGSSCNDGNACTQGDQCNAGTCTSGNPVQCPPPDECHEQGACNPTTGTCNHPARPNGSPCGGGGVCQNGTCAIADRDRDGIADAIDNCPDVYNPSQADLDGDGIGDACDDDIDGDGIPNASDNCPRTPNPSQEDVNGDGVGDACSCNDPPRPDGSPCDDGQACTAVDICQSGVCVGTQPVVCAPSQNVCQVMACYPTTGECAPYSNEGAPCPGGVCIAGGCLVEGSSGEGGATTGGGGSGNGGGAPSGGSGAGNGVGAGTPGSGNAGNGATPTEPSLHGGGFTCAAASHEGADSRGALGFLGGLPLLLAFRRRRRG
- a CDS encoding thrombospondin type 3 repeat-containing protein, producing the protein MARSILVAVTALPGVATATVAWAGTVTPMGNVQALTHIDQMIGIVGRGNFDEGPTSGYVPNDVYAAQGLIWRTGQLNQILPGCTTPGAGQTPTYSDGFKQYFPNPGGGGSQIGQHALLSHIARFSVTITQVGLTASSAGPQYLTIWRADGTMIGQVTWASSGDSSFIGIDSLGVPIAMVTYGNDNLWGGQAYDIGGTTIMSDSWIWASGRCSSNAECDDGNPCTTDTCVNDTCVRSNNNLSCNDGNACTENDACVNGACVPGAPKTCPAIDACHDVGTCNPSNGMCSTPNRPNGTPCTDSNACTQTDTCQNGVCTGSNPVVCPPPAVCHLQGTCSPATGACASPPAPDGSACTDGNACTETDTCQAGICTGNNPLMCAPINDCHQQGACDLATGDCTPIPKPDGASCNDGNACTQGDQCNAGTCTSGNPVQCPPPDECHEQGACDPASGACNHPLRPNGSPCSSGGVCQNGTCATADRDHDGIADAVDNCPDVYNPSQADLDGDGIGDACDDDIDGDGIPNASDNCPRTPNPSQEDVNGDGVGDACSCNDPPRPDGSPCDDGQACTAVDICQSGVCVGTQPVVCAPSQNVCQVMACYPTTGECAPYSNEGAPCPGGVCIAGGCLVEGSSSGGGGGSTTGAGGNGNGGGTPSSGSGAGSGAGAGTPGNGQGGNGATPTEPSLHGGGFTCAASPSTSGHPSSPWLLCGLALLVAHGRRRQERRS
- a CDS encoding thrombospondin type 3 repeat-containing protein, coding for MGIVLRGLTLAAVALPVLGIAGSAWAQSITAVGNVQALTHVSQMIDVIGRGDFDEGPTSGQVPNDIYAAQGLLWRSGELSVILPGCTTPGTGNFPSYSPSAGNFPSPLGGGSHVGQYAYYTMTATFLQNVTQVGLTASVNGRQYLTAWGTNGTMLGQVTWTPAGNASFIGIDTLGEPIGMVTFGNDDLWAGAVYEYGGSATYSDTWLWATGRCTTGAQCDDGNPCTTDSCVNNTCVRSNNNLACNDGNACTENDTCVNGACTPGAPKACPAIDACHDAGTCNPANGMCSTPSRPNGTACNDGNACTQSDTCQSGVCTGTNPVVCPAPPVCHLQGTCNPATGTCVSPPAPDGSACTDDNLCTETDTCQAGTCSGNSPQMCAPINDCHEQGVCNLATGDCSPVPKPDGASCNDGNACTQTDRCNAGTCVPGTPVQCPPPDDCHEQGACNPTTGACNHPVRPNGSPCGNGGVCQNGSCAIADRDRDGIADAVDNCPDVYNPSQADLDGDGIGDACDDDIDGDGVPNASDNCPRTPNPSQEDINGDGVGDACSCNDPPRPDGSSCDDGQACTAVDICQSGVCIGTQPVVCAPSQNVCQVMACYPTTGECAPYSNEGAPCPGGVCIAGGCLVESSSSGEGGGSTTGVGGSGNGGGAPSGGSGAGNGAGAGTPGSGQGGNGATPTEPSLHGGGFSCAFPRTDSARATSALWLLAGLPLLLAFRRRRRG